From Aricia agestis chromosome 1, ilAriAges1.1, whole genome shotgun sequence:
AGGTATCTCAAATAAAGTAGACTTAGATAAGTTGCAATTGTCTTTCTTTTCTAGAATAAGATGACAGATGAGCAGAAGGAAATGGACTGTACTTTCCACTGTAAGTTTGCATCGCGTATTCCGATAATGGCGATGGACCCTTCCGTGGCTGTGGTAAGTTTATTATCTACattatcctactatcctactaatattataaaggcgaaagtttgtttagatgtatggatgtattgatgtttgttactctttcacgcaaaaactactgagtggattttaatgaaactttacaataatatagcttatacatcagaataacaaatcataaagttaatatacctagcggaatagagcaacaatctcgagctgtaaaacgtaaccaaaattggttttatctgtgtgtaaaaatatgtgtacatataGGGTCCctgcagacttacaatttaaagttggccgactattgtacaaaccacagaaatatatcaagatagaagcgccatacgctcgtgttcatacacattgaagcgacatggcgcttctatcttgatctatctctgtggtttgtacgatagtcggccaactttaatttgtaagtctgcggtgacacaacacttacacaagcatgattgaacatgacttctatgagattaaattgtcaacgtgcggcacgtgccgactggacgtcaaaaacagagtgctgctgtcatgtatcacacgtctctttttaccacgcagtgttactgatagtgacatctctcttgctcaggcctttgtttctctattccgtaaggtatattaactttatgtaaaataggctacaattttaaccgactttcaaaatggaggaccAGGCCAGGGCCAGGTGACCATAATACAGCAATAACGCGAACCACATTTCGGGACATATAAATCATTTAGGGACCTTTCATATAATACGTCACactattttcatgatttttataaCGTATCAACCCATCAAACCTTAGTTAGCAGCGCAGCTTTTATTcggaatttatttttatacaaaacccAACTGTATACCTACACTTATCAGGAAAGTAACGAGTGTGTGACTTACCAGTTCTTAATAATCTGTTAAGATATTGGTCGTATTAAATTTAGTACTTATTTCTTTTTCTACAGTGTTTTCTGTGCCTGACGAAAAGAGACTTTGTTGAACTTTGCACAAATATCGAGAATAATTTGATGAAAGAAGCTCAGCCTTTATTTGAGCTCTGTGAGAAGAGACCCTCCCACTGGGGGCCTGCCACATCCGACATAGATTTGCAAAATACCTCATTATTTACAGGTAATGTTGATATATCTCAGATAATTTATTATGGttttaggggctgtttcaccacttcctgatgagtgccggataggctatccacaacttaacttgacagagtatagagtatctgtcaaataagttgtgaactttatcaggaagtggtgaaacaagccctaaatATGTACTTGATATTGCCTGAATTTTTGTTGTGAAGAAATCATatatttttccgtgataaaattCCGTGATATCCTCTTTCTTTCTCAGAAGCCAGAACTATATACAGATCTGGcattactcccgaaactgatatcgatttcgatttgcgatttcaacggttttttgacattttttagacatattttagatggctaaagtgtaaaaaaaccgttgaaatcgcaaatcgaaatcaatatcagtttcgggagtaaggcacctgttcCTAGCAAATTTTATCAGAATCAGTTTAGGTTTATTGAGCTTAAAAAGTAAACACACAGACATACctacacattttcgcatttttattaatagtttaaaaaatcagTTTCTCTTTTTTCAGAATTTGAAGATGTTGATCGGCAGTTTGATGATTCAGACGAAGAGTTCGAAATCTTGtgagaatttttatttttttattaaatagagCATAATGTTGCCGTGTAAAAACATCACAAAATATAATGCGCTTGATTGTTAGAGACTGTACTTAAGATTgtactgtaatattataatcctaagTATATGTAAAGGTAATAAAGTgaagaataaatattatattgtttatcgttagctataattcattttAGAGGAATGATTATTAAGTTTTCTCACCAAAGACTAACTTTTTGTATCCAATATGATGATTGTTATTGGGgtggaatataataataatcaataactTATTAATTTTACCTTGGTTACATGAATTAGGTACATATTTTAACTTTGAGTGCCTTTGAATTTTCTCTCGTGATTATAATTTACTCTTTATTTTATTCGTAATACCTAGAAACTTCTTACAGAggtatagatatttttttcattttgccTTTCACtagtcatattttaatttttccacTATGATCGTGCTTCTATTTTCAACTGTTACAGTCAAGGCTACAAATtctatgtaaaattaaaatatatttttaaattggtataaaatgttttatttttggatACATTATCAAACTTGATAATACTTAGGCCTAAACTCGATCACCCTAAAAAAGTTACGTAATGAATAAGCTATaccatgtctttgtctttcgaGCGACTTCGACGATCAGACAAGGACTAAATTCTGAATAGCATCCCTTGTAGTTTGTACACTAAGTAAcgttttaacacctccatcgtgggtatcgcagacacaatagatttttaattgctATGCGGCATCTGGCTGCTGCTTGGGGATGTGTTAAATGTCGTTATAGTTCTTACCACTTACCACGTAGTGATTATGATATTCTCTTTGGTTCTTACTTCTGTGGTTATTAATAACGTATATGAGCGCTAGATGGCGTCCTACATAATATCCTACATCGTCGTTTTAAATACTTGTCTACGCTTACAGTATAATGACATTTTCAGGGTGTTGTTGCGGCTGCCTCGCTTCTGTAGTGCTTCTTCAATGTTTTGTGAAGCACGTACGGACGATTTTTATGCGATTATTCGCAAAAAAGTAGCGTCTATGCGTCAGCGCTTACGTGAAAGCAGCAACAGCATCCTGCAAATGATATATGCAAGATTTAACTGTCACATTCAAGATAAATGGATGAAAATCTTAATGGGACTAAAAATAGGATAGgtttgtcataattttaatgtgaaccgtaaaattaataacatttgaaGTGATGATTTGTATAATGTTCTGATAATGTTTGGTAACGTAATGACTTAAAAAACATACTATGGATgttaatctgaaaataaaatgattattattattattattaggcccaattcacaccggatcggcagcggccggcagcggcgcgaagagcacttttagtgtgaaataattttaaactttatttacatacttataactactagtatcgcttgaaaacttcaaaagtgcTCGAGGCGCCGCGCGGCGCTGCGCGACCGttggcggaaagtgctcgcggcttccCGTGACCGCGCGCGTCGTCGCGTAATGACTTAAAAAACATACTATGGATgttaatctgaaaataaaatgattattattattattattaggcccaattcacaccggatcggcagcggccggcagcggcgcgaagagcacttttagtgtgaaataattttaaactttatttacatacttataactactagtatcgcttgaaaacttcaaaagtgcTCGAGGCGCCGCGCGGCGCTGCGCGACCGttggcggaaagtgctcgcggcttcccgtgaccgcgcgcgtcgtcgcgaggcgcctcgaggcgtcgcgaggtgccgcgagcactttccgccgacggacgcgcggtgcacagtggatcgaaaatcgagtatcatagacataagaacttgaatttccagatgtcatttttttgggctgaaatatggtctcctagttgttattacataataaaatgtaaaaagacgcagctacgtgtaataataagggagttacaATCATTTaatcgttaatatgtttcaaataatgtaatttaattatttttctaattatatacttacttataatcttgctgaaataacaaaaaacaagcaatattaaaaatgacgatgtcttttgacaaatcgaattctttgagatctagtaaccctgacgtcaatacctgtcagcgttagcgctctccattggctattgaaaccacatatgacgtaaattggatcaatgaaatatgataatgtaatatacagatatgatcaaatgatcatatatattggatcctatatatgatcatagaaatgatcatatataaatgataatgtaataccccccctaAGAAAAccaggccttgtaccatgaaactgttttgagactcaaacaatcggacgataatgccgcgtcctactgtaacaaacgtgaaatgccGTTGTTAGatcaggacgcggcattctcgtccgattgtttgataGTCTCAAAACAGCTTCGTAGTAGGCATATAACAGATCAGACGACCATGGCGCCATACATTTATAGATTGGtctcttcaataaaataatatgggcaaaaacgtttgccgggacagctagttacatattattataaacttaaaacttccatattataattttatgagacttctatttaaaatcTTCTgagtacaaataaaacataccattattttaaatttttatttaagatcTAAATACACatacttacaataaaatgttttgtaaatctcttagtataataacatttaaaatgacGATAAGTAATGCGAATCACTGGCATACAATggcaaacaacaattttacatcgatatattttatgaaaagaaTCCAAACTCTAAGGTAAATAAAACGAGAACTACTATACCGTCCGTGTTACATCGCAATTATATTGTAATCGCAAGAAATGAAACTATTGACagaataattatagtttatattatatattaagcgACAGCGACGCCACAGGCGTAAATCGTACAATATAGCAGATAGTCACACGCATGTTGCAATGCTGTCGCAAAAAGATTATACACATTGAGCTAATTACCATCTTCTTGATACTACTGATACCTCTCTTTCGTTTTTAATCATCAATCTCCAATAAACAtctatagacataatattatgtagttaagttatgcttttgttaaaaaatacggtaaaaacattaattaagtACTAAAATTTGGCTCGtctatttttgtttcttttttaccTATGCTGAATAAGAATAGGATGTTTATGTTAATAGACTTCCAAAATGGGGAAGGTTCGATGTTACGCTGTGTTATTAAAATTTGCTTATTATGTTACTAGCGTAGGTATATCCTAGCTGTGTACAAAATTATTGGACCCAGATcaatcaaataataaaatttactaaaCAAACAAAAGGcttgtacttaaatattatgttagttaaGGTAACTTTCGCTAGGAATTATCATTAGAATTAAATTACATCTGCAGTGTCTTAGGCAAAAAGGTATACATAGTTAATTCTGCAAATATAAAGCAAGATGATGCTTTAACTAGTACCTGGATTAGCtcagtaaaaatttaatgaCTTTGTATTAAATACACTAATAAGTAGTTAGGACATGACTAGCACCGAGGTAAAGAAACATTCCTTTATCTATAGAGTTCATAAAATACACTCACTCATACAATGTTGGACaaaatcttattttatattatcaataaagAACAGTACAATTAAAATTGGCAAATATGTCTAGTCTACTTATTGTagatataaacattaaaatcttTGACACTTACTACACAACTATGTTactcttatattattttaaaaataaaattgcactAACGAATATGTAAATTAGGCGAAAATGCAAGGAAAAGGAATCGATAAAAATGGACGATGGTCCACACAAAATAAGTGTTTTGCTAACACACTATAAAAGCATTTATATGGACTCTAAAACATAGCACAACAAGgaacgttataaaatatattatatgaacataaagAATGGGCATCTTGAAACATACAATACTATTCATTCTGTTTGGTGTAGATGTAAAAACAAATTTAGGCCATCTAAAATTTATACTCAGTgaaatttgcaaaaaaatatcaaatagatgtaaaataaattttgagaataaaatttgacattttttataaaCTGAGTAGTCACAACCATCCACATAAATTTTGAagatttattactatttacaatagtaagtaaatataataatattaaaaacacctactaaacattttgataaaatttttatactacTAAAGATCATATAAAactattgtatttaatttaatttttttaaacaaaacagacgcctatttattatcatttacaaaattatttctgtatgtaaaataacttaagatattttcattacaaaaataGTTAGATCTCTGATGATGTACCATGAAATGACCCATACTATGTTAGTTAACCGCACAATACCAAAACATCAATAgaaaaatactgtttaaaatGTTGATCTCGAAATTCTGTTCCATTTACGAATATTTAGATTGCCGTTGACGTCGCCCACATCACATTGTTGACAAAGTTAATCACTAAAACTGTAATGTTGTCAACGGATCCCCTGTAGTATGCTTGAAGTGTAAGACTTTTTGCTCCATAATCTGGTTCATCTAATCTTTCTTTAATAAACCTGACAGCCTCCTCATTTGAAAAAGTATCCCATAAGCCATCAGATGCTAGGACCAGGAACATAGGTTTATGATCTTCAAGATCAAATGTTAAAATATCCGGATCGGCAATTACAAAATTCTTATCTTTGAGAGGATAGTCTCCCATAGCCCTGGATGTTGCTAGTATACCGGCTACCCTCCAGACTCCATTGAAAGCGATGTATCCACCTGCCGCTTCTATTCTTCTTTGTTCTCGTACCTATAGAAATAATAAGTttgtatacaaattattatcatagcACATCTCATAAATACTAAGTCATAAATTGTGCCACACAATTAActgtattgtaaaaatatataaatataaattttagacACTGAATTAGCATATAATGCCTTGTGAATTGTCTAACCACCTTTTTTGTAtgtataaatgttaaataatttatgatataCGAGATTAAACTCCTCACCTGTTGGGGTTTGTGATCAAATGAAAGTGGTATAGCATTGCCTCTATTGTCACACATCACTCCTCGAGAATCTCCAACATTTGCCACTATGAGATTGTTGCCTTCTAAAATAGCTAACAATGCAGTAGTCCCAGCCACATTCATGGATCTCTTGGCGGCTTCCACCAGCAACCTGTCAGCTGCGAGTACTTCGTCCGTTAAAAGTTTACCAAAATTGATTTTCCCTTTATCAATATAATTTGATAAAGGCACAGCTATATTTTTCACAGGCTTTGTCGGTTTGACTTCTCTCGTTATAATGGGCCTGGCCTTGTTGAGCTGGGCGAGTAATTCTGGATCTGTGATCTCCTTTTTTAATGTATCATCTGCTGTGCTTGAGGACTTTTTGAAACTGGTTTTTCTTTCGACACTGACACTACTCTCCTCCTTTTTTGGTTCCTCTGGAGTTTCTTTTTGTGGTGTTACTTTGCCATCTTTAAAATCACTCAACTCTACCACTTTATTGAATAAGTTCTGTATTAAATGATCTTTGGCGTAATTGGCGGCGAACTCACCCCCGTGACCGTCGAAAATGGCGAACAGAGATATACCCGTGTTGTTTATATTCTCGTTTATTATAAACTTGTCTTCCATGTGCATTCTCCTACCTTTGATTGCATAAGCTGCACTTAAAGACCCTTTGAGTTCCCAGCTTTGTTTGTCAGCTTCGGAGCCCTCCATGAGTTTCATTCGCTGTACTGCACTCAGAGGGCTCATGGCCTGCGATAGTCTGCTGAGAAGGGTTCGACTCCATAGTCCGATTGTTTGCAGATacatgaaaaatataattatcgcGAGAGTGAACACTAACACTTCCGAACGCAGTAAATAAAGGCGTATCATTTTCCATAAATAGCCTACTGGAGTGTCAAATGCGACAGCACTCGTAAATCTTGAAACGATTTTCACAAACGATAGATAAGTTTGATACAAAACTCTGTCCTCTAATTCGTCTTCCATGTCCTTGGGTGAAGTTAACTACTGCAAATAAATTACGTACgcaaaatattacaaattaataaagCAAATTGCGCTCTGTGGTTTCTGCTATGagcaagtttttactttttagcaaAAAGTTCATTACTTCATTCTAATGAATATGACAGCCAcagtttcttcttcttcttttttattaatggctcctttgtgagttgcCAGTATCAGAGTGTTTTGGCAAAGACTTTACTTTATGAGATGGCTTTATGAAGAAACAAGGTTACGGTATGATGAGACGCGTACGGTGACTGTTGAAAAATCTAAAACAAACACAGACATTTAGGGTTAGTCCTATACACCTTACAATTTAATTCTGTTAGTATAAATGTATGAACATAAAGTTTCAACAAAGGGAGTAtttaccatagacttaatatatactgtcgtatagaccacctgacaacccgaaaatgcgtgaccattttggatctgtcaatgtgtgcgtgtgctagtgatgtatattttactatcgatagtatagtattttgttatcgatagtatagtccgttcgagttattttacctgagtttctataagaaataaataatatgcaactttgacagatttgtatttcaaattaggtatcataaattttaattggcaaaaaaggtgacgattgaaaagtagatacacattttcttttggaatgatttttcaatcgtcggatatgttatgacatgaggttcttatagggataaataatatatacataacacattataaagttacttatttattactcaggtaaaatctatctggtaaatcagcccttacattgaaagtaaacgttgaaagtaaacaacacactatactagtatattatattttatttttattatcataatattttttattacaattatttttaaccgacggaggagtctagacgttcggctctggatatattttttatgtatgttcaacgattactccgccgtttatgaaccgattttcaaaatttttcttttgttgtacattgcaTTGtttcgagtaggtatcatgttcacaaaaatggtggtctggtgatggaaaccaagagaaatcgaggtgactccttgatattcaaatgggaacatatggtcccagaaaacgttcgaaatctttcaattaataaccttcttgggattccaaccaacacgcccaattaatttcagccatttttctcttattagaggatcttgagggaatctgtaaaacaaatgattatgatatataaatataaaccttcctctagttttagagtcactctatattatagtagtt
This genomic window contains:
- the LOC121727018 gene encoding protein phosphatase 1L; protein product: MEDELEDRVLYQTYLSFVKIVSRFTSAVAFDTPVGYLWKMIRLYLLRSEVLVFTLAIIIFFMYLQTIGLWSRTLLSRLSQAMSPLSAVQRMKLMEGSEADKQSWELKGSLSAAYAIKGRRMHMEDKFIINENINNTGISLFAIFDGHGGEFAANYAKDHLIQNLFNKVVELSDFKDGKVTPQKETPEEPKKEESSVSVERKTSFKKSSSTADDTLKKEITDPELLAQLNKARPIITREVKPTKPVKNIAVPLSNYIDKGKINFGKLLTDEVLAADRLLVEAAKRSMNVAGTTALLAILEGNNLIVANVGDSRGVMCDNRGNAIPLSFDHKPQQVREQRRIEAAGGYIAFNGVWRVAGILATSRAMGDYPLKDKNFVIADPDILTFDLEDHKPMFLVLASDGLWDTFSNEEAVRFIKERLDEPDYGAKSLTLQAYYRGSVDNITVLVINFVNNVMWATSTAI